The following nucleotide sequence is from Melioribacteraceae bacterium.
GGAGTATCTTCATTTTGAGTAATTACAATCCATCCACCGCAATTTTCGGTCTGCTCTTTTACTTTTTCTATTCCGGTCTCAATAAATCCATCTTTCATTGAATCTTCCGGTTTATAGAAGTTTCGAACAAAAAATCCGCCGATTCCGTTAATCCCCATACCGGCGGTAGTAAGTCCGTCACGATATCTTTTTACATCGCTATTCGAAAACCTTATCCAGTTTGATAGTTCTTGTTTTGCTTGATCATCCTTTGCTTGCTGGCTGTAAGCTGCAAGAGTCTGATCTGCAATAAATTTCCCCTCAGTTGATGAAGCATTAAAAAAGAATATTTCCTTGCTTCCTGTATCAATAAGTTTATTCAAATGTTCTGCTGTTATCTCATCATTCCGAAAAGGAGTACGCAAAGTTCTTCGCATCTCAATTATATTCAAAGCATAACCGGTTACTGCTGATTTGCTTATTCGAATTGTAGCAACGTTCGGATCATTTTTGTGCTTAGCTGTAATTTCAACCAGTGCTTTATAACCGAGACTGCCAGCCGCAATTTCGAAATTCTCTATAAAAGCTCCTAGTGAAATGAATAATCCTCTTGAATCGGGATCCACAATATGAAGTTTTCTGGAAAAGTCGGCAATAATATGAAC
It contains:
- a CDS encoding nitroreductase family protein — protein: MKTTNILLLFSFAAILSSCASLTREHFKENLPNPLEKLVYYASLAGNSHNTQPWIVEIENDTTVHIIADFSRKLHIVDPDSRGLFISLGAFIENFEIAAGSLGYKALVEITAKHKNDPNVATIRISKSAVTGYALNIIEMRRTLRTPFRNDEITAEHLNKLIDTGSKEIFFFNASSTEGKFIADQTLAAYSQQAKDDQAKQELSNWIRFSNSDVKRYRDGLTTAGMGINGIGGFFVRNFYKPEDSMKDGFIETGIEKVKEQTENCGGWIVITQNEDTPQKWIETGRIYQKLNLKCTELMIGFHPMNQLIEEDNFEKSANNKLCLPGVLQFIARIGYVDSYPQAISVRRPVGEILIYNKVK